In Drechmeria coniospora strain ARSEF 6962 chromosome 03, whole genome shotgun sequence, the DNA window gccggggccgggcGTGCCGGCGCTTCCCGGGTGGCCGGCCATGTAGTCGCCGaagcgcgccgtcgacgcggggCCCATGGCGcccacgccggcgccggtggcggcgaggtaGCCCGACGAGGCCTGCGACGGGCTCGGGGTGAAGGAGCGGAGGTCGGCGAAGCTCTTGGCGGCGCGCAGGTTGCTCGGTATGCCGGAGCCGTCGGGGCTGCCGGGGAGCTCGAGCGTCGGGccctgacggccgacgacgtgggTGTAGCCGCCGCTCGCGGCGCGCGAGTCgcggtcggcggcgaagtcAAAGGTCGCGGCGCGGCTCAGGCCGCGCTTGTGCACGTCGAGGGCGCTCGCGCTCTGGacgttggccgtcggcgacggctggcGTCCCTTGAGCACGGTGAGCTGTCGGgagtcggcctcgccgatggACTGGTGCTCGAGCCCCATGTGGTGGGCGAGAATGTGGATCGATCTTCGGTGCTCGGGGGCGATGGAGGGGGGGAAGACGAGGATCTCGCGCGAGTCGTCGCGCTTGAACATGACGAGCTCCGTGTAGAACTCGAGCGCCTGGGGGTCGTTGAGATCAACGTCACCTGTCCTCGGTCAGcaaggcgaaggcggcgggGGGGGTCGGACGAGGGAGGGCGGGCGCACCGAGATGTCCGGCCGGCAGCCGCTGCTGGGCGGACTGGGAcatgccgccgagggacTGCATGGAGCTCTGCTGGTGCAGCATGGGGCCTCGgtgctgctcctcgagctggccgCGCCTCTCGCGCTTCTCGCGCTCGATGCGCTcccgctcggcctcgggcagCATCTTCTTGTACTCGACGCGCAGCTTGCGGCCGTGCACGTCCATGCCGTTCatggcgtcgatgacgacgcgcgtgtcctcggccgactggAAGTTGGCAAAGGCGAGGCCGCGGAAGACGCCGTTGTCGAAGTGGTAGTTGAAGGCGTAGGGCTGGGGGAGGTTCATCTCCATCATGATGGTCGCCAGCGTCTCCTTGCGGACGGCGAAGGGTATGTTCttgatgacgatggccgTCGGGATGAGCTGGTCGCCGTcggaggccgtcgagcggaGGTCGGGGGACGTGTGGGACGGGCCCTGGTCGGCACGGAGGCCGCCGTTGAGGGGGaagtgctgctgctgcatggcGGCGGGCACGCTCATGCCGGCGGGCACGCTCATGCCGGCGTGGTCCGTCCAGTTCTGCGAGGGCGGGCGGCGTCAGCTCGGCgagtccgtcgacggcaggacGGAGGGGGGGTTACCTGGGGCAGGGCGGCGCGACGGTGGACGCTACGCTGGCGGCTGGAGCCGTGGACGGCGCCGttgacggtggcgacggcggcggagccgTAGGCCCAGGCTTGGCCGTTGTCCAGCATGTAGCCGGCGGgcatgccggcggcgggggacatggcgtcgacgggccgcgaggcgaagccggcgccgacgcgatCGGTCGTGTAGAGGGCCGAGGTGCCGAGGGGGGCCTCGAAGGGTCTCTGGGCCTGACGGGGCAGCGACATGCCGGCaccgaaggcggccgaggcggcgtaGTTTTGCCTCGACAGGTTGGGCGAACGATTGGGCGGCGGAGGGTACTCCATGAAGCCCAGGTCGTGGTGGTGCTGGCTCATgctgggggagggggggggcgacaGCGAGGAGGTGCTCGGGCAATAGCGAGGAGGTGCTCGGGCGACAGCGAGGAGGTGCTCGGGCAATAGCGAGGAGGTGCTCGGGCGACAGCGAGGAGGTgctccggcgacgacgaggaggtgctccggcgacgacgaggagttgctccggcgacgacgaggaggtgctccggcgacgacgaggagttgctccggcgacgacgaggagttGCTCCGGCCACggacgggcgtcgtcggttgGCTTTCGGCGTGCAAAGACccggacggcgtcgacggccgacaagCGCGTCACCGGTCGAGGGGCGAAGgaggccgcgtcgtcgagtcgaggacggcggaggGCAGGCGGTCAACGAGGCAGCATCCACCACGGGTCGGCTGctgcggggggggggacagCGGCGAGGGGGACGGACGCAGCAAGGGACGGgactcgagggcggcgacaaAGGCGACGGGACTCGTCTCTCGGCACGAGGACAAGGGGCGCGTCGATGTCGAgccgaggcggagggggAGGTGGAGGTGAGGTGGTCGAACAGCTCTCCCGACGGTGGGCCGAGAAAGGCGGCAAGAGGAGAGGGGTCCGAGGcactcggcgtcgtcgagggcgagggcgaaaaGTCGAGACGGAGGATGAAGGAAGACGAAAGGTCGACGGCAGCAAACGTCGAGCGAGGATGCGGCGTGGTGGCGTTGCAGCGAGGCCAGGGGCAGCGTCCGCCAATGGTCGGCCGGGGGGAGCAGGGAGGAGGGTGCGGATTCAGGCGTGACCGCTGTCCGCCTCGGGAGCCtcaggggggggggtgggtgGAGGTCGATCTCGcggcgctcgccgtcgtgctcgtgcacTCTTCCTCGcttccgtcgtcttcggcgtcggcggcgtcggaggcTCGGCGGACGgcaagggagggagggagggaggggggggggggagggaggcgaggcgaggacggctgCCGAGAGGTTGTTGGGCTCGAGCGAGATGGAAAGGGAAGAGGAAGAGaggctcgacggcggtggaATAAAAAAAACCCATGGGCAAGGCCCTCTTTCGCGTCGCTCAGGCCACGCCTCAGGCCAAAATCCACCCTGGACAGTTTTTGCCGGCTCGCACTGTGCAGCGACC includes these proteins:
- a CDS encoding R3H domain protein, producing the protein MSQHHHDLGFMEYPPPPNRSPNLSRQNYAASAAFGAGMSLPRQAQRPFEAPLGTSALYTTDRVGAGFASRPVDAMSPAAGMPAGYMLDNGQAWAYGSAAVATVNGAVHGSSRQRSVHRRAALPQNWTDHAGMSVPAGMSVPAAMQQQHFPLNGGLRADQGPSHTSPDLRSTASDGDQLIPTAIVIKNIPFAVRKETLATIMMEMNLPQPYAFNYHFDNGVFRGLAFANFQSAEDTRVVIDAMNGMDVHGRKLRVEYKKMLPEAERERIEREKRERRGQLEEQHRGPMLHQQSSMQSLGGMSQSAQQRLPAGHLGDVDLNDPQALEFYTELVMFKRDDSREILVFPPSIAPEHRRSIHILAHHMGLEHQSIGEADSRQLTVLKGRQPSPTANVQSASALDVHKRGLSRAATFDFAADRDSRAASGGYTHVVGRQGPTLELPGSPDGSGIPSNLRAAKSFADLRSFTPSPSQASSGYLAATGAGVGAMGPASTARFGDYMAGHPGSAGTPGPGPKSDNGLVAGLAGLNLGPYDANGLQGQPRAAPGAIGSQRPGAAGAKGAPERQPRGPEWTNAGFGTRGRSNGHAQRGSGMPDTLNAAHLDLRD